A portion of the Malania oleifera isolate guangnan ecotype guangnan chromosome 3, ASM2987363v1, whole genome shotgun sequence genome contains these proteins:
- the LOC131150922 gene encoding 23 kDa jasmonate-induced protein-like yields the protein MADNVFGAPINDEFIKGLPDAPKVITPEVRAQYAMDYINDGGKNFDAQTYVENLKDQYGIGDSCLATFYNATGGTISYVTDHDYHGHIGPSPYPSRLENGQWGAFLHVHHTATPTGSSAAAVYNGKNADGEGRDWLMAWSIPFMGDNRTYSEVRGVDHYTEDVWEVIFDKMSNSGRITEDTWGKCSSRATIGEHTSPKFSATFTLENITFQN from the exons ATGGCGGACAACGTGTTTGGGGCTCCAATCAACGACGAGTTCATAAAGGGATTGCCGGACGCTCCGAAGGTGATAACGCCGGAGGTGAGGGCGCAGTACGCCATGGACTACATCAACGACGGCGGCAAGAACTTCGACGCTCAGACCTACGTCGAGAACCTCAAAGACCAGTACGGCATCGGAGACTCCTGCCTCGCCACGTTTTACAATGCCACCGGAGGCACCATCTCCTACGTCACCGACCACGACTACCACGGCCACATCGGCCCCTCCCCTTACCCCTCCAGGCTGGAAAACGGCCAGTGGGGCGCCTTTCTCCATGTCCATCACACCGCGACGCCCACTGGATCCTCCGCCGCCGCCGTCTACAACGGCAAAAACGCTGACGGAGAGGGCCGCGACTGGTTGATGGCTTGGTCCATTCCTTTCATGGGAGATAACAGG ACCTATTCTGAGGTGCGTGGTGTTGATCACTACACTGAAGATGTTTGGGAAGTAATTTTTGACAAAATGTCTAACTCTGGACGCATAACGGAAGACACTTGGGGCAAATGCTCCTCACGGGCGACTATTGGCGAGCATACTTCACCAAAATTTTCTGCAACATTCACACTGGAAAATATTACATTCCAAAACTAA